In Papaver somniferum cultivar HN1 unplaced genomic scaffold, ASM357369v1 unplaced-scaffold_114, whole genome shotgun sequence, a genomic segment contains:
- the LOC113328845 gene encoding gamma-glutamyl hydrolase 2-like — protein sequence MDYLRVPLLVSLKNYLNSLKANCNKIIDLPGEDEKYRVDVEYIGNSIAPDPSLYYRPVIGILSHPGDGASGRLNKDKNASYIAASYVKLIESAGARVIPFIYNEPKEILYAKLNLVNGVLLTGGWKKSGLYYEVVEGIFKRVLERNDTGDPFPLFAICLGFELLCKVISKDANILEKFSAHNHASTLQFSKPIDIQGTVFQGFSPELLQKLTTDCLVMQLHKWGVSPERFRQNSALCSFFRVLTTCVDEDNKEYVSTVQARDYPITAVQWHPEKNAFEWGYSTIPHSEDAVQVTQHVANYFISEARKSLNRPRTRDVLDNLIYNYVPTYCGKAGRGYDEVYIFSQLESKSSNLPLT from the coding sequence ATGGATTATTTACGGGTACCTCTACTGGTTTCGTTAAAGAATTATTTGAATTCACTGAAAGCTAATTGTAATAAGATTATTGATTTACCAGGAGAAGATGAGAAATATAGAGTTGATGTTGAATATATAGGAAATAGTATCGCTCCTGATCCTAGTTTATATTACAGACCAGTTATAGGGATATTATCACATCCTGGTGATGGTGCTTCAGGAAGGTTAAATAAGGATAAAAACGCTTCCTACATAGCTGCTTCTTACGTTAAGCTTATCGAATCTGCTGGTGCTCGTGTGATTCCATTCATTTACAATGAACCTAAAGAGATTCTGTATGCAAAACTCAACTTAGTTAATGGAGTGCTTTTAACTGGGGGTTGGAAAAAAAGTGGTTTGTACTATGAGGTTGTTGAAGGGATTTTTAAGAGAGTTCTTGAGAGGAATGACACTGGTGATCCTTTTCCTTTATTTGCCATCTGCTTAGGCTTCGAGTTATTATGTAAGGTTATAAGCAAAGATGCTAACATTCTTGAAAAGTTCAGCGCACATAACCATGCATCTACCCTGCAATTCAGCAAGCCTATCGATATCCAAGGCACTGTTTTCCAAGGATTCTCTCCTGAGCTGCTACAGAAGTTGACTACAGATTGTCTTGTCATGCAATTACACAAGTGGGGAGTATCACCGGAGAGGTTTCGGCAGAATTCTGCATTGTGCAGTTTTTTCAGGGTGTTGACTACATGCGTCGATGAAGACAACAAGGAATACGTCTCAACTGTACAAGCACGCGATTATCCTATCACTGCTGTCCAGTGGCACCCAGAGAAAAATGCTTTTGAATGGGGGTATTCGACCATTCCCCACTCGGAAGATGCAGTTCAAGTTACTCAACATGTTGCAAACTATTTTATCAGTGAGGCAAGAAAGTCCTTAAACAGGCCAAGAACTAGAGATGTCCTTGACAACCTTATTTACAATTACGTTCCTACTTATTGTGGAAAGGCTGGGAGGGGGTACGACGAAGTTTATATATTCTCTCAACTGGAATCGAAAAGTTCTAACTTACCTCTTACGTAG